Proteins encoded within one genomic window of uncultured Desulfobacter sp.:
- a CDS encoding DUF554 domain-containing protein codes for MIGPFVNGAAVIVGGLSGAILGERVSKDLRHKMPMIFGCASMGLGIAMVVKVKFLPVAVLALVLGSILGELLHLEAGIEKAAGVVRRMIDKRVTPPKNGLSQEEYMEKFVAILVLFCASGTGVFGAMQEGMTGDASLLIVKAFLDLFTAGIFAIALGFPVATLAVPQFIIQTGLFLGAATIMPLTSPAMIADFSAVGGLIMFATGFQICGIVSFPIANMLPSLLIAMPISALWLQYFVH; via the coding sequence ATGATAGGTCCTTTTGTTAATGGCGCGGCGGTGATTGTGGGAGGGCTCAGTGGGGCGATTCTGGGAGAACGGGTATCCAAAGATCTGCGCCATAAAATGCCCATGATTTTTGGTTGTGCATCCATGGGGCTTGGCATTGCCATGGTGGTCAAGGTAAAATTTTTGCCCGTCGCAGTGCTTGCCCTGGTGTTGGGCTCGATTTTAGGAGAACTGCTTCATCTGGAGGCCGGTATTGAAAAAGCGGCCGGGGTTGTCCGTCGAATGATCGATAAGAGGGTGACGCCGCCCAAAAATGGATTATCCCAAGAAGAGTACATGGAAAAGTTCGTCGCGATCCTTGTACTGTTCTGTGCCAGTGGGACCGGTGTTTTCGGAGCCATGCAGGAAGGCATGACAGGCGATGCGTCGCTGCTCATTGTCAAAGCGTTTCTTGACCTGTTTACTGCAGGAATTTTTGCCATCGCTTTAGGTTTCCCTGTGGCCACCCTTGCTGTTCCCCAGTTTATAATCCAAACAGGTTTGTTCCTGGGGGCGGCAACGATTATGCCCCTGACAAGTCCGGCCATGATTGCTGATTTTTCTGCCGTGGGCGGCCTGATCATGTTTGCCACCGGATTTCAAATCTGCGGGATTGTCTCTTTTCCCATTGCCAATATGCTTCCGTCCCTGTTGATTGCCATGCCCATTTCTGCGCTATGGTTGCAGTATTTCGTTCATTAA
- a CDS encoding HDOD domain-containing protein gives MFSFFKKKIRPKTELKKILKGYELPSFPAVVMQILQKIRSPYSSAANIAESLALDPGISVKVLGIANSAAFSPIKKVENLTQAVALVGISQLESLVLGVGVAQGMPRQSCQWHDPALFWLTSAKRAVLASELARYLCPAKESECFTAAFLQDLALPFLACQRSKDYGPIFEKWYSEGGDLAELERETLCWDHTEVASWICAEWGLPENIAAAIRGHHGAEVQNHQALGPVRLVAILREKEANSGMDELIETAVTLYSLEAEKVEAMIAPAFEKAKDLARMIA, from the coding sequence ATGTTCTCTTTTTTTAAGAAAAAGATCCGTCCTAAAACAGAGTTGAAAAAAATACTCAAAGGGTATGAACTGCCCTCTTTTCCCGCCGTGGTGATGCAGATTTTGCAAAAGATCAGAAGCCCTTATTCATCAGCCGCGAACATTGCAGAGTCTCTGGCCCTGGATCCGGGTATCTCTGTCAAAGTTTTGGGGATCGCCAATTCGGCCGCCTTTTCACCCATCAAGAAGGTGGAGAATTTAACCCAGGCTGTTGCCCTGGTGGGCATTTCCCAGCTCGAGTCTTTGGTGCTCGGGGTGGGTGTGGCCCAGGGAATGCCAAGGCAGTCCTGCCAGTGGCATGATCCGGCTCTGTTCTGGTTGACGTCTGCCAAACGGGCTGTATTGGCCAGCGAACTTGCCCGGTACCTGTGCCCGGCCAAGGAGTCGGAATGTTTTACTGCAGCCTTTCTCCAAGATCTTGCCTTGCCTTTTTTGGCCTGCCAACGCAGTAAAGATTATGGCCCCATTTTTGAAAAGTGGTATAGCGAAGGCGGGGATCTGGCTGAATTGGAACGGGAAACGCTCTGTTGGGATCACACCGAAGTGGCTTCCTGGATCTGTGCAGAGTGGGGGCTGCCTGAAAACATTGCTGCAGCCATCCGGGGACATCACGGGGCTGAAGTCCAGAATCACCAGGCACTGGGACCGGTTCGTCTGGTGGCCATCCTTAGGGAAAAGGAGGCCAACTCGGGTATGGACGAGCTTATTGAAACGGCCGTAACGCTCTACAGCCTGGAAGCTGAGAAGGTGGAGGCCATGATTGCACCCGCCTTTGAAAAAGCAAAAGATTTGGCAAGGATGATTGCCTGA
- a CDS encoding pentapeptide repeat-containing protein: MDKETISISQEEIIALRQRWLEPDLEAGTDRRAVMLRQLKADCPIGKTNRPITLDLRGIDLSNQDLSNMDFSGYDLSFAILNRVNLSRSNLSYGRLTGASLEKAVLDECEFIGVDLSHAGLNECRASHCGFGGADLSHASLINANLSEAVLSRSKLCSADLRASDLTGARMSEADLSHAVFTRASLCDADLKHSNLNHTLFSLADLRRCRLLGVKNFKKANWVGADIRDMDLRGAYLVRRHISDENYLFEFKSQSRMHNILYWIWWFTSDCGRSLVRWLVWLVAATLGFGLIYTQVDIYYGDYPTWFSPIYFSFVTLTTLGYGDAVPMSLSAQIVVSLQAVTGYMGLGGLLSILGNKMARRAE; the protein is encoded by the coding sequence ATGGACAAGGAAACTATTTCGATTTCGCAAGAAGAGATCATTGCTCTAAGGCAGCGATGGCTGGAGCCGGATTTAGAGGCCGGAACCGATCGTCGGGCCGTTATGCTCAGGCAACTTAAGGCGGACTGCCCCATTGGAAAGACTAACCGTCCGATCACGTTGGATTTGCGCGGCATAGATCTGAGCAACCAGGATTTGTCTAATATGGATTTTTCCGGGTATGATCTATCCTTTGCCATTTTAAACCGGGTGAACTTAAGCCGTTCCAACTTAAGCTACGGGCGGTTGACCGGGGCTAGCCTGGAAAAGGCAGTGCTGGATGAATGTGAATTTATCGGGGTGGATCTCTCCCATGCCGGCCTGAATGAATGCCGGGCCAGTCACTGCGGATTCGGCGGGGCCGATCTTTCCCATGCCTCTTTGATTAATGCAAATTTGAGCGAGGCTGTGCTGAGTCGCTCCAAATTGTGTTCGGCCGATCTGAGGGCTTCGGACCTGACCGGTGCCAGGATGTCCGAAGCCGACCTGAGTCATGCCGTGTTCACCCGGGCCAGCCTTTGCGATGCGGATCTCAAGCACAGCAACCTTAACCATACCCTATTCAGCTTGGCCGATTTGAGACGCTGTCGTCTTCTGGGGGTCAAAAATTTTAAAAAAGCCAATTGGGTTGGGGCGGATATCAGGGATATGGACCTGAGGGGGGCTTACCTGGTTCGCCGGCATATCTCAGATGAGAACTATCTGTTTGAGTTTAAAAGCCAGAGTCGGATGCACAATATCCTTTACTGGATTTGGTGGTTCACCTCGGACTGCGGTCGGTCTCTTGTGCGTTGGCTGGTGTGGCTGGTTGCGGCCACCTTAGGTTTTGGCCTGATCTACACACAGGTGGATATTTATTACGGGGATTATCCGACCTGGTTTTCCCCCATCTACTTTAGTTTTGTTACGCTGACCACCCTTGGATACGGGGATGCGGTGCCCATGTCCCTTAGCGCCCAGATTGTGGTTTCGCTCCAGGCGGTCACTGGTTATATGGGGCTGGGGGGATTGTTGAGCATCCTTGGAAATAAAATGGCACGCCGTGCTGAATGA
- a CDS encoding cobyric acid synthase, which translates to MSAEIKQAKCIAVLGTGSDVGKSVIATALCRIFSDRGYKVAPYKAQNMSNNSGVTPEGLEMGRAQIVQAEAARIAPHVDMNPVLLKPVTQIGSQVVLLGKVHKDLSAAQYHREKEKLWDTACGALDRLRAPNDVVVLEGAGSCAEVNLMARDIVNLKMAAYAKAPVILTADIDRGGVFAQIVGTLACLNKAEQDLIAGFVINRFRGDIALFKEGVEWIKKKTGKPVFGVLPWINHHIPNEDSVVIERPEAKTDPVKTPTVLVVRTPHISNFTDFDALFQVGGLAVDFVEHPIDLSAYKAIILPGSKSTRSDLFWLVKTGWASKIQAYVKNGGHVLGICGGYQMLGTKVRDPEGLEGPPGDTDGLGLLLLETVLKAPKTTTISRFEWDGIPGLGYEIHMGRTAGADRIALGKKSNDGLLRVKERNQQACTEFDGAVANSGRVMGTYMHGFFDSVPILKKWLSLLGLNELEPPEFCGPQGRDRQYDTLARHFEKYVDVAAIVKVTNID; encoded by the coding sequence ATGAGTGCTGAGATAAAACAGGCCAAATGTATTGCCGTACTGGGAACAGGTTCCGATGTGGGTAAAAGCGTGATTGCCACAGCCCTTTGCCGGATTTTTTCCGATCGTGGATATAAAGTGGCTCCCTATAAAGCCCAGAACATGTCCAATAATTCCGGCGTCACCCCGGAAGGCCTTGAGATGGGCCGGGCCCAGATTGTCCAGGCCGAAGCCGCCCGCATTGCCCCCCATGTGGACATGAACCCGGTGTTGCTTAAGCCCGTCACCCAGATCGGGTCCCAGGTGGTGCTGCTGGGTAAGGTGCATAAAGATCTGTCTGCCGCACAATATCACCGGGAAAAGGAAAAACTTTGGGATACGGCCTGCGGTGCCCTGGATCGCCTGCGAGCGCCCAATGATGTGGTGGTTCTGGAAGGGGCGGGTTCCTGCGCGGAAGTCAATCTCATGGCACGGGATATCGTAAATTTGAAAATGGCTGCCTATGCCAAGGCACCGGTGATTCTCACCGCCGACATTGACCGGGGTGGCGTGTTTGCGCAGATTGTGGGAACCCTGGCATGTCTGAACAAGGCTGAACAGGATCTCATCGCGGGCTTTGTCATCAATCGGTTCCGGGGCGATATCGCGTTGTTTAAAGAGGGGGTAGAGTGGATTAAAAAAAAGACCGGTAAACCAGTGTTTGGGGTGTTGCCCTGGATCAACCACCATATTCCCAATGAAGATTCTGTCGTTATAGAGCGTCCCGAGGCCAAAACTGATCCGGTTAAAACCCCCACGGTGCTGGTGGTGCGTACCCCCCATATATCCAATTTTACTGATTTTGATGCCCTGTTTCAGGTGGGCGGACTGGCAGTGGATTTTGTTGAGCATCCAATAGACCTGTCCGCCTACAAAGCAATTATCCTGCCCGGCTCCAAGAGTACCCGCAGTGATTTGTTCTGGCTTGTTAAGACCGGTTGGGCCTCCAAAATTCAGGCTTACGTTAAAAACGGCGGTCATGTCCTGGGTATATGCGGCGGCTACCAGATGCTGGGCACAAAAGTTCGTGACCCCGAAGGACTTGAAGGCCCCCCGGGTGATACGGATGGGTTGGGGCTTCTCTTACTTGAGACGGTGCTCAAAGCGCCAAAAACCACGACCATATCCCGGTTTGAATGGGACGGTATCCCGGGCCTTGGTTATGAAATCCACATGGGCAGGACAGCGGGCGCCGACCGGATTGCTTTGGGCAAGAAGTCCAATGACGGCCTGTTGCGTGTCAAGGAGAGAAATCAGCAAGCATGCACCGAATTTGACGGGGCTGTCGCCAACTCGGGCCGGGTGATGGGCACATATATGCACGGCTTTTTTGACTCCGTCCCTATCCTTAAAAAATGGCTTTCACTGTTGGGCTTGAACGAACTTGAGCCTCCGGAATTCTGCGGCCCGCAGGGCCGGGACAGGCAATACGACACTCTGGCACGGCATTTTGAAAAATATGTGGATGTCGCAGCTATCGTAAAGGTTACAAATATTGATTGA
- the cobJ gene encoding precorrin-3B C(17)-methyltransferase, whose protein sequence is MRSSSHAGNGQDESVGEENSQSDSHHCPGGNTLYIVGTGPGHVDHMSGRARQVLAACDIVVGYNTYLELIEDVIRDKKRLTTGMTKEMDRVQAAIDAALGGQVCALVSGGDAGIYAMAGLVLEMLAVKKIACNTGAKDSLAVEVVPGIPALAAGAALLGAPLTHDFATVSLSDLLTPWEMIEKRLDAAASADFVINIYNPKSKKRDWQLSRAMEIVLKHRAGTTPVGIVTGAMRDNQKIALCALNDLDKADVGMQSIVIVGNSSTFIYNDLMITPRGYSQKYDI, encoded by the coding sequence ATGCGAAGCAGCAGCCATGCTGGCAACGGGCAGGACGAGTCTGTTGGTGAAGAAAACAGCCAGTCGGACAGTCACCATTGCCCTGGCGGCAATACCCTTTATATCGTAGGTACAGGGCCGGGACATGTCGACCATATGTCCGGCCGGGCGCGCCAGGTGCTGGCTGCCTGCGATATTGTGGTGGGGTACAACACCTATCTTGAACTGATTGAGGATGTGATCAGGGATAAGAAGAGACTGACCACAGGTATGACCAAGGAGATGGACCGGGTTCAGGCTGCCATTGATGCTGCCCTTGGCGGCCAGGTCTGTGCCCTGGTTTCCGGTGGTGATGCCGGGATCTATGCCATGGCCGGTCTGGTTTTGGAAATGCTGGCCGTTAAAAAAATTGCCTGCAATACCGGCGCAAAAGACAGTCTGGCTGTTGAGGTGGTGCCCGGGATTCCGGCGTTAGCTGCCGGTGCCGCACTTTTGGGCGCGCCGTTGACCCATGATTTTGCAACCGTCAGTCTGAGCGATCTGCTTACCCCATGGGAGATGATTGAAAAACGCCTGGATGCGGCGGCATCTGCCGATTTTGTAATCAATATTTACAACCCAAAGAGTAAAAAACGCGACTGGCAGCTTAGCCGGGCCATGGAGATTGTTCTGAAACACCGGGCCGGCACCACCCCGGTAGGTATCGTTACAGGCGCTATGCGGGACAACCAGAAAATCGCGTTGTGTGCCCTTAATGATTTGGATAAGGCCGACGTGGGTATGCAGAGTATCGTGATCGTGGGAAACAGTTCCACATTTATTTACAATGATCTGATGATCACCCCCCGGGGGTACAGCCAAAAGTACGACATATGA
- a CDS encoding cobalt-precorrin 5A hydrolase has protein sequence MIDLAEKKLAVWVLTPQGMTLANQVKQALPHTDLFASQTLLPGKSYTGFSSLAKALAQVWDHYDGHYFIMATGIVVRTIASLIQDKTKDPAVVCGDETGRFVISLVSGHIGGANELAVKLSSILGATPVITTATDVNQVPAIDVIARDQGLYIENRQSVKNVNMAFIKGESLPVHDPFNLVSPYLLSTVMDEFALFAAEKSGIWVDYTVRDLPKKVLVLRPKMLVAGIGCRRGVPRHELKDHLYQVFQDRGLSVNSLSKIVSVDLKADEPGLLELAKTLNVPIEFYTREELDQVKTIPTPSSLVNKHIGVKSVCEAAAMLATGRTSLLVKKTASRTVTIALAAIPFIS, from the coding sequence ATGATCGACTTAGCTGAAAAAAAACTTGCGGTATGGGTGCTGACCCCCCAGGGGATGACGCTTGCAAACCAGGTCAAACAGGCACTGCCTCATACAGACCTGTTTGCATCGCAAACATTGTTGCCGGGAAAGTCTTATACCGGATTCTCCTCTTTGGCCAAGGCCCTGGCACAGGTCTGGGACCATTATGACGGACATTATTTTATCATGGCCACGGGTATTGTCGTTCGCACCATCGCGTCCTTAATCCAGGATAAAACAAAAGATCCTGCCGTGGTGTGCGGTGATGAAACCGGCCGTTTTGTGATCAGTCTGGTTTCAGGCCATATCGGCGGGGCTAATGAATTGGCTGTCAAGCTTTCAAGTATACTGGGGGCAACGCCTGTGATCACTACGGCCACGGATGTTAACCAGGTCCCGGCCATTGATGTGATTGCCCGGGACCAGGGGCTTTATATCGAAAATAGACAGTCTGTAAAAAATGTGAACATGGCCTTTATCAAGGGGGAGTCCTTGCCGGTTCACGATCCGTTTAATTTAGTGTCCCCGTATCTGCTGTCCACGGTTATGGACGAATTTGCTTTGTTTGCGGCTGAAAAATCCGGAATATGGGTGGATTACACGGTGCGTGATCTTCCGAAAAAAGTTCTTGTACTTCGGCCCAAAATGCTGGTGGCCGGAATAGGGTGTCGCAGGGGCGTGCCCCGGCATGAATTGAAAGATCATTTATATCAGGTCTTTCAAGACCGGGGATTAAGCGTGAACAGTTTGTCCAAAATCGTGTCAGTGGATCTTAAAGCTGATGAACCGGGGCTTCTGGAGCTTGCCAAAACTTTAAACGTACCCATTGAATTTTATACGAGAGAGGAACTGGACCAGGTAAAGACCATACCCACGCCGTCTTCCCTGGTGAATAAACATATAGGAGTAAAAAGCGTATGCGAAGCAGCAGCCATGCTGGCAACGGGCAGGACGAGTCTGTTGGTGAAGAAAACAGCCAGTCGGACAGTCACCATTGCCCTGGCGGCAATACCCTTTATATCGTAG
- the cobM gene encoding precorrin-4 C(11)-methyltransferase, whose amino-acid sequence MKKYPIIFTGAGPGAPDLITVRGMKALDAADYILYAGSLVPEAVLTWAGDGVQKVSSAGMHLEEIVDAMAHARNKGLKVVRLHTGDPSLYGAIAEQMLLLDRRQIPYEVIPGVTAAFAAAAALKVEYTVPEQSQTLIFTRISGRTPVPEKESLESLAAHKASMAIYLSAGMAEQVQKILAAAYGPKAPVAVAYKVSHPEERTIVTLVERLAQTMAENGINRLALIIVGPFLDTAQDARSLLYDRTFAHGYRGKT is encoded by the coding sequence ATTAAAAAATATCCAATTATATTTACCGGGGCAGGGCCGGGGGCACCGGACCTGATCACGGTCAGGGGCATGAAAGCTTTGGACGCGGCTGATTATATTCTATACGCCGGGTCTCTGGTTCCCGAGGCCGTGTTGACTTGGGCGGGTGACGGGGTACAAAAAGTCTCCAGCGCCGGCATGCACCTGGAGGAAATAGTGGATGCCATGGCCCATGCGCGGAACAAGGGGCTTAAGGTTGTGCGACTTCACACCGGCGATCCGTCCCTTTACGGCGCCATTGCAGAGCAGATGCTGCTGCTGGACCGGCGGCAGATCCCCTACGAAGTCATCCCGGGCGTCACCGCAGCGTTTGCCGCGGCTGCGGCCCTTAAGGTTGAATACACGGTGCCGGAACAATCCCAGACCCTGATCTTTACCCGGATTTCAGGCCGGACCCCTGTACCGGAAAAAGAGTCGTTGGAAAGCCTTGCTGCCCATAAAGCGTCCATGGCCATTTACCTGAGCGCCGGTATGGCCGAACAGGTGCAAAAAATTTTGGCCGCAGCCTATGGACCCAAAGCCCCTGTGGCTGTGGCATATAAGGTGAGTCATCCCGAAGAGCGTACTATTGTTACTCTTGTGGAGCGTCTGGCACAGACCATGGCTGAGAATGGCATTAACCGTCTGGCACTTATCATTGTGGGACCGTTTCTGGATACGGCTCAGGATGCCAGATCACTTTTGTACGACCGGACTTTTGCACACGGATACCGGGGCAAGACGTGA
- the cbiE gene encoding precorrin-6y C5,15-methyltransferase (decarboxylating) subunit CbiE: MDDAIHVIGMGLSIADLTASHLALIESASVLVGGKRHLASFGKATAVRKEISSPVSGVLDFIERHMASGLVVVLASGDPLFFGIGKTLIERLGPDKVVIHPNVTSMAAAFARLKLPWQDAAWVSLHGRDNMRGLVKALDDKNLLCVLTDPKNDPLVVKKQVVSHDYTWQMWVLENLGAPEEKISSMDEHTDTQTVFGQPNVVVLQKGELPAPSAPLRLGTPDNWFVHEKGLITKAPVRVLSLAALELGPTNILWDLGAGSGSVGIEATLFLPDGFVYAVEKNKHRKEQITANVKRFTVRNLSAVRAQLPHGLADLPRPDRVFIGGSGKDLDQVLNVVVKVLNPLGRIVINTVLMETLHLAVSVLDEKGFEVDITQAQISKSSDMPWGRRMEALNPVWIIAAQKGSSL, encoded by the coding sequence ATGGATGACGCGATTCATGTCATCGGAATGGGGCTTAGCATCGCAGATCTTACTGCATCCCATCTGGCTCTGATTGAGAGTGCCTCCGTTCTGGTGGGCGGCAAGCGGCATCTGGCCTCTTTCGGGAAAGCAACGGCCGTAAGAAAAGAGATTTCAAGCCCTGTATCAGGGGTGCTTGATTTTATTGAAAGGCATATGGCTTCCGGGCTTGTCGTGGTCCTGGCCTCGGGTGATCCATTGTTTTTTGGTATCGGTAAAACTTTGATCGAACGTTTGGGCCCGGACAAGGTTGTCATTCATCCGAATGTCACCAGCATGGCTGCTGCCTTTGCCCGGCTTAAACTGCCCTGGCAGGACGCGGCCTGGGTGAGTCTGCACGGCCGGGACAATATGAGGGGTCTGGTAAAGGCCCTGGATGACAAGAATTTGCTGTGCGTGCTCACCGATCCGAAGAATGATCCTTTGGTCGTTAAAAAACAGGTGGTGTCCCATGATTATACCTGGCAGATGTGGGTGCTGGAGAATTTGGGTGCTCCGGAAGAAAAAATTTCTTCCATGGATGAACACACAGATACACAAACCGTTTTTGGTCAGCCTAATGTGGTCGTGCTTCAAAAAGGGGAACTGCCTGCACCGAGCGCCCCCTTACGTTTGGGAACCCCTGATAACTGGTTTGTCCATGAAAAGGGGTTGATTACCAAGGCGCCGGTTCGCGTTCTCTCTTTGGCCGCCCTGGAATTGGGACCAACGAATATTTTGTGGGATCTGGGGGCAGGTTCCGGCTCTGTGGGAATTGAGGCCACCTTGTTTTTGCCGGATGGGTTTGTCTATGCCGTGGAAAAAAATAAACATCGTAAAGAACAGATTACGGCCAATGTTAAGCGCTTCACGGTGAGAAATCTGTCCGCCGTTCGGGCGCAGCTTCCCCATGGACTGGCAGATTTGCCAAGGCCTGACCGGGTGTTTATCGGCGGTTCCGGCAAAGATTTGGATCAAGTGCTCAATGTGGTGGTAAAGGTTTTGAATCCTTTGGGAAGAATCGTTATAAATACCGTACTGATGGAGACACTGCATCTGGCGGTATCGGTGCTGGACGAAAAGGGATTTGAGGTGGATATAACCCAGGCCCAGATCAGCAAATCCAGTGATATGCCCTGGGGGCGGCGCATGGAGGCGTTGAATCCCGTGTGGATCATCGCAGCACAAAAAGGCAGCTCACTATGA
- a CDS encoding transporter substrate-binding domain-containing protein: MKIVWTILVVLYIMFGALFPVLADEQIVEFNSSEAPPFWCTSLPDDGMGGEVLHAISKEIGVKSVIKISPLKRARRNLTSNHVGTPEMLAPQDFCAIIPIAVCRLAFFYYKPHHEKEMTYRGLDDIKGYALGVIRGALDDVSFFEKKGIKVVKLNSEDSMIKMLKNGRIDLCSMLKLSGIYTINKMFPDDAENFLNFEIKGTATPVTVMIDKYFPGGKELGEKYTNGLKMIIENGKYIEILEKYYGRGKIPHDWFMQLEKFNHIYKRPVLRVTDKAL; this comes from the coding sequence ATGAAAATTGTGTGGACGATTTTGGTGGTTTTGTACATTATGTTCGGCGCATTATTTCCGGTTCTTGCCGATGAACAAATCGTTGAATTCAATTCAAGCGAAGCGCCTCCCTTTTGGTGCACATCTCTGCCTGATGATGGAATGGGGGGCGAGGTGCTTCATGCCATATCAAAAGAGATCGGCGTGAAAAGCGTTATCAAGATTTCTCCATTAAAAAGAGCCAGAAGAAATTTAACAAGCAACCATGTGGGAACTCCGGAAATGTTGGCCCCCCAGGATTTTTGCGCCATTATTCCAATTGCTGTTTGCCGGTTGGCTTTTTTCTACTACAAACCTCATCATGAAAAAGAGATGACCTATCGGGGACTGGATGATATTAAGGGATATGCACTCGGTGTTATAAGGGGGGCGCTTGACGATGTATCATTTTTTGAGAAAAAGGGCATCAAAGTGGTGAAACTTAATTCGGAAGATTCTATGATTAAAATGCTGAAAAATGGGCGAATTGATTTGTGCAGTATGCTGAAATTAAGCGGAATTTATACAATCAATAAGATGTTTCCAGACGATGCCGAAAATTTCTTGAACTTTGAAATTAAGGGAACGGCGACTCCTGTAACCGTCATGATCGATAAGTATTTCCCAGGCGGAAAAGAGTTGGGGGAGAAATACACCAACGGGTTAAAAATGATTATAGAAAACGGAAAATATATTGAAATTTTAGAAAAATATTACGGCCGGGGGAAAATACCTCACGATTGGTTTATGCAGTTGGAAAAATTTAACCATATATATAAAAGGCCAGTCCTCAGGGTGACAGACAAAGCGCTCTAA
- a CDS encoding ABC transporter substrate-binding protein, which yields MKGKVLIATSMLLAILLVFLNTVWATGPRLTPQLFEAEGTTKIVIYEYPPLTTFDIPDMGLCPEIIQAAFLAAGVPVTVENQVVKSLAVYSLIQDNSAAMLGVESDFTKEQLKQLKVVPCYIMEGRYFYCRPNHKKGLGWDGQSDSLKGYTYGALAGEDTTAYEHAGIKTVTGDDFVSLFTMLRDGKIDFLAVDDIRGEWFIRKHFSEEKNNFAKMAGSPWKTPFSIIFNLKHPRYEEIFQSFTKGFQIIKQSGKYSELIEKYRGP from the coding sequence ATGAAAGGCAAGGTATTAATAGCCACATCTATGCTATTGGCCATTTTGCTCGTGTTCCTGAACACTGTTTGGGCGACCGGACCACGGTTGACGCCTCAGTTGTTCGAAGCCGAAGGAACCACCAAAATAGTCATTTATGAATATCCACCGTTAACGACCTTTGATATACCGGACATGGGGCTTTGTCCGGAAATTATCCAGGCTGCGTTTTTGGCGGCAGGCGTTCCGGTGACGGTTGAAAATCAGGTTGTGAAAAGTCTGGCGGTTTACTCCTTGATTCAGGATAACTCAGCCGCAATGCTTGGCGTGGAAAGCGACTTCACAAAAGAGCAGCTGAAACAGCTTAAAGTCGTGCCGTGCTACATCATGGAGGGACGATACTTTTATTGCAGGCCCAACCATAAAAAAGGACTGGGGTGGGATGGGCAATCGGACAGCTTAAAAGGATATACCTATGGGGCCTTGGCCGGGGAGGATACCACCGCCTATGAACATGCGGGGATTAAAACCGTAACAGGCGATGATTTTGTTTCTCTGTTTACAATGCTGCGGGATGGAAAGATAGATTTTTTAGCCGTGGACGATATTCGCGGTGAATGGTTTATCCGAAAGCATTTTTCGGAGGAGAAAAATAATTTTGCCAAAATGGCGGGTTCTCCATGGAAGACTCCTTTTTCGATCATATTTAATTTGAAGCATCCAAGGTACGAAGAGATTTTTCAATCGTTTACCAAAGGGTTTCAAATAATCAAACAAAGCGGCAAATATTCCGAACTCATAGAAAAGTATCGCGGTCCTTGA